The Rhodothermales bacterium DNA segment GACCCCGAATACACCTCCTGGACCTGGCAGATGCGCCACCGGGTGCACGACCTGGGCACGCTCCGTTCCTACCTGGAGCCCACGCCGGATGAGGTGGAGGCCATCCGAGTGACGGACGGGATGTTTCGGTGGAATATAACGCCCTACTACGCCGGCCTCATGGACCCCGAGGATCCGGCGTGCCCCATCCGCCGGCAGGTCGTCCCACGCATGGATGAGATGGCGCCGGACATCGTGGCCGTCCTCGACCCACTCGCAGAGGTGGGGCATTCGCCGGTCAAAAACCTCATCCATAACTACCGCGACCGGGTCGCCTTCTGCGTCACGGCCGAGTGCGCCATTTACTGCCGCTATTGCCTCCGAAAGCGGATGGTCGGGGATGCGGAGTTCTTCATGAACAAGACGGAGTTGCAGGAGGCGATTGATTACATCGCGGCGCACCCCGAGATCGAAGACGTGCTCCTCACCGGAGGGGATCCGCTGATCTTCAATGATAACAACCTGGAATGGCTACTCAGCCGGCTCCGCGCGATCCCACACGTCGGCGTCATCCGCATCGGGTCCCGGTTACCCGTCACGCTCCCGTTTCGCATCACGGACGACCTGTGCCGCGTTCTGGAGCAGTATCACCCGATCTGGCTCAACACGCACTTCAACCACCCCCGCGAACTCACCCCGGAGGCCGCCACCGCGTGCGACCGGCTGCTGCGCGCCGGCATACCGGTCGGTAACCAGACTGTCCTGCTGAAGGGCATCAACGACGACCTGGAAACGATGCGCGCCCTCTGCAACGGGCTCGTCCGCATGCGCGTGCGTCCGTATTACCTCTACCAGGCCCAGGTGCTGG contains these protein-coding regions:
- a CDS encoding KamA family radical SAM protein: MTFLNLTMHATSDPEYTSWTWQMRHRVHDLGTLRSYLEPTPDEVEAIRVTDGMFRWNITPYYAGLMDPEDPACPIRRQVVPRMDEMAPDIVAVLDPLAEVGHSPVKNLIHNYRDRVAFCVTAECAIYCRYCLRKRMVGDAEFFMNKTELQEAIDYIAAHPEIEDVLLTGGDPLIFNDNNLEWLLSRLRAIPHVGVIRIGSRLPVTLPFRITDDLCRVLEQYHPIWLNTHFNHPRELTPEAATACDRLLRAGIPVGNQTVLLKGINDDLETMRALCNGLVRMRVRPYYLYQAQVLGGTAHFRTTIERGIALMEALQGRITGFAIPKYILDTPYGKVPLT